One Pyrus communis chromosome 4, drPyrComm1.1, whole genome shotgun sequence genomic region harbors:
- the LOC137730796 gene encoding homeobox-leucine zipper protein HAT22-like — translation MGDVEEACNTKLQLGLGVCEYASRQEKKDNPLVCLDLSFALCPKQEVPNLDDHIPNGSSVRTMDEDEESYERSIDHTNNKGVIMNNKNGVRKKLRLTKEQSTLLEESFNRHNTLNQVQKQSLAEQLNLKPRQVEVWFQNRRARTKLKQTEVDCEFLKKCCESLSDENRRLKKELQELKSLNANGTSPLYIQIPKATMPPVCPSCEKMVKAHENNPAAAKNAEDLNVVRKSSN, via the exons atgGGTGATGTTGAAGAAGCATGCAACACAAAGCTCCAACTAGGGCTTGGTGTGTGTGAATATGCTTCAAGGCAAGAGAAGAAGGATAATCCTCTGGTTTGCTTGGACCTATCATTTGCGCTTTGCCCGAAACAGGAGGTTCCTAATTTGGACGATCACATTCCAAATGGATCAAGCGTGAGGACCATGGATGAAGATGAAGAGAGTTATGAGAGAAGCATCGATCACACCAATAACAAGGGTGTTATCATGAACAACAAAAATGGTGTGAGAAAGAAGCTGAGGCTCACAAAAGAGCAGTCCACCTTGTTGGAAGAGAGCTTCAACCGGCATAACACCCTTAATCAG GTCCAGAAACAGTCACTTGCTGAGCAATTAAATCTGAAGCCAAGACAAGTTGAAGTTTGGTTTCAGAACAGAAGAGCAAG GACAAAGTTGAAGCAAACAGAAGTAGACTGTGAGTTCTTAAAGAAATGTTGTGAAAGTCTAAGTGATGAGAATCGAAGGTTGAAGAAAGAGTTGCAGGAGTTGAAATCATTAAATGCGAACGGAACATCACCATTGTACATTCAGATTCCAAAGGCTACAATGCCTCCGGTGTGCCCATCTTGTGAGAAAATGGTAAAAGCTCATGAAAATAACCCAGCTGCTGCAAAGAATGCAGAAGATCTCAATGTGGTCCGAAAGAGTAGTAATTAA
- the LOC137732804 gene encoding uncharacterized protein: protein MKSKQELGKFRVVICNHLGEFVAPVASLIEGSCWALHVEFIAARRAVLLTKILGMMEVKIHFEGDASLVLAAMKGQKDDYSKFGPSINDLRCFITEWSIVLVSHIQREGNSTAHQLARMGITSAHEALWSEEPPDLIWDILLEEGL from the coding sequence ATGAAGTCAAAACAGGAACTAGGGAAGTTTAGGGTGGTGATCTGTAACCATTTGGGTGAATTTGTTGCCCCTGTTGCAAGTCTGATTGAGGGGTCATGTTGGGCTTTGCACGTTGAATTCATTGCAGCTCGACGAGCTGTTTTGCTGACGAAGATTCTAGGTATGATGGAGGTGAAGATTCATTTTGAAGGAGATGCTAGTTTGGTGCTGGCAGCCATGAAAGGCCAAAAGGATGATTATTCAAAGTTCGGCCCTAGTATAAATGATTTGCGCTGTTTTATTACGGAGTGGTCGATTGTGTTGGTTAGTCATATCCAGCGGGAAGGTAATTCGACGGCGCATCAGCTTGCTCGTATGGGGATTACTAGTGCTCATGAGGCATTATGGTCTGAGGAGCCTCCGGATTTGATCTGGGATATTCTTTTAGAGGAGGGATTGTAA